The following proteins are co-located in the Acidicapsa acidisoli genome:
- a CDS encoding TrbI/VirB10 family protein codes for MVSRVLAMAFFFWIFSGSLLAQAAISPLPSASPQPPSEPHTIALTIPAGTSLQIALDKEVRVRKVGEPITGRVMQPVYVFDRLVIPVGAVATGRISRIDAIPARTRALSALNADFTPSHKVDVEFDELTLPDGHPIALHATIVPGSGQVIRLVTADQHKKNAVKDATTQKMDQARAQWNNAMKQVEAPGRMHRFMRYAVAQLPAHPQYIDAGTLYSAELSQPLDFGSEVVYSDRLSAIGTQPPPGSLVHAVLLTPLNSATTPKSFDVEAELSQPLFDQERLILPAGTRLRGAVLQVRRAKSLHRNGQLRISFREVVLPNGAVQPVDTRLQGVQSDSADNAQLDAEGGVKSTPSKTRYLSTGASVGLALIGSGGRNDVGDASPIAGGVTGFKLIGLIVGVAFRSHTYGILMSAYGGSRSIYNNFLGKGREIVFPKDTVMEIGFGNRTSLPMPGVNPGETK; via the coding sequence ATGGTGTCCCGTGTTCTGGCAATGGCTTTCTTTTTCTGGATCTTCTCTGGCTCCCTGTTGGCACAGGCCGCAATTTCTCCGCTTCCATCCGCCTCGCCGCAGCCTCCGTCCGAACCCCACACCATTGCATTGACAATTCCTGCCGGCACCTCATTGCAGATAGCCCTCGACAAGGAGGTGCGAGTCCGGAAGGTCGGCGAACCTATCACAGGGCGTGTCATGCAGCCCGTCTATGTCTTCGATCGTCTGGTCATTCCTGTGGGCGCGGTCGCAACCGGGAGGATATCGAGGATTGATGCCATTCCGGCCCGCACGCGAGCTCTGAGCGCTCTGAATGCCGATTTCACTCCGTCTCATAAGGTCGATGTGGAATTCGACGAACTCACTCTGCCGGACGGCCATCCTATCGCCCTGCACGCAACCATCGTTCCCGGGTCGGGGCAGGTCATCCGGCTCGTGACCGCGGACCAGCACAAAAAGAATGCTGTAAAAGATGCCACTACTCAAAAGATGGATCAGGCTCGCGCTCAGTGGAACAATGCCATGAAGCAGGTGGAGGCGCCCGGTCGTATGCATCGCTTCATGCGCTATGCTGTGGCGCAGCTTCCAGCGCACCCGCAGTACATCGACGCCGGGACCCTCTACTCAGCGGAACTGTCGCAGCCACTCGACTTCGGTAGTGAAGTTGTCTACTCCGATAGGCTTTCTGCCATCGGGACCCAGCCCCCGCCCGGAAGCCTTGTTCACGCCGTCCTGCTGACTCCATTGAACTCGGCCACCACCCCGAAGAGCTTCGATGTGGAAGCAGAGCTTTCACAACCGCTTTTCGACCAGGAGCGCCTGATCCTTCCTGCCGGAACTCGTCTCCGCGGAGCCGTGCTTCAGGTGCGGCGGGCCAAAAGCCTACATCGCAACGGACAACTGCGCATCTCCTTCCGCGAAGTCGTCCTTCCGAACGGAGCGGTTCAGCCGGTGGACACCCGACTCCAGGGCGTTCAGTCCGACTCGGCAGACAATGCCCAGCTTGATGCCGAAGGCGGTGTCAAATCTACCCCCTCGAAGACCAGATACCTCTCAACCGGCGCGTCCGTGGGTTTGGCCCTGATCGGAAGCGGAGGTCGGAACGACGTCGGAGACGCAAGTCCGATCGCAGGCGGCGTAACAGGATTCAAGCTCATCGGATTGATCGTAGGCGTCGCCTTTCGTTCTCACACCTACGGCATTCTCATGAGCGCGTACGGCGGGAGCCGGTCCATCTATAACAACTTTCTCGGAAAGGGACGAGAGATCGTCTTTCCGAAAGACACCGTGATGGAGATCGGCTTCGGCAATAGAACGTCGCTTCCCATGCCCGGCGTGAACCCGGGAGAAACAAAATGA